A stretch of Henckelia pumila isolate YLH828 chromosome 4, ASM3356847v2, whole genome shotgun sequence DNA encodes these proteins:
- the LOC140894769 gene encoding mitochondrial import inner membrane translocase subunit PAM16 like 2-like has protein sequence MAARLIANLIVIGSGILARSFFQAYRQALSKASKNGVAQEAVRGSYRKMMSEAEARRILGVTEHSSWEEILKRYDNLFERNAKNGSFYLQSQVHRAKELLETVHQTKA, from the exons ATG GCTGCAAGGCTTATCGCAAACTTGATCGTGATAGGCTCCGGAATATTGGCTAGATCGTTTTTTCAAGCATACCGTCAGGCACTCTCAA AAGCTTCAAAGAATGGAGTTGCTCAAGAAGCAGTACGGGGAAGTTATAGGAAAATGATGAGCGAGGCAGAGGCGAGGCGGATTCTTGGTGTCACGGAGCATTCATCATGGGAAGAGATTTTGAAG AGATATGATAACTTGTTTGAGCGGAATGCCAAGAACGGTAGCTTTTATCTCCAATCACAGGTACATAGAGCGAAAGAACTTCTGGAAACGGTTCACCAAACGAAAGCATAG
- the LOC140867476 gene encoding uncharacterized protein, whose translation MIARRFSIISDAPKYKKKSKIFNNTTMSNLAKLEFVALDITGKNYMSWTLDVEMHLESLGLSDIIKEINISTSQDKANAMIFLRRHLDEGLKCEYLTEKDTMILWKGLKKRFEHIREVILPTARDEWNTLRFQDFKKVSDYNSTMYRIVSQLKFCVLEVTEMEMLEKIFFTFHASNITLQQQYRVRGFMRYFELIACLLVAEKNNELLIRNHQSRPTGSTAFPEANIVMKNENQNQRHRTDFGRGRGRGRGRKNDRDRGRGRGYENNRDSYFNNSSQKNVTNHPPKRQHKNTSENENHSKRTESVCYRCGTPGHWSHMSNP comes from the exons atgatcgctcgaaggttctctataatttccgacgctccaaaatacaagaagaagtcaaaaatattcaacaa taccaccatgtcaaacttggcaaagcttgaattcgttgcactcgatatcactggaaaaaattatatgtcatggactcttgatgttgagatgcatcttgagtcattgggtctaagtgatatcatcaaagaaattaatatatcaacctcacaagataaagcaaatgcaatgattttcttacgccgacatcttgatgaagggttgaaatgtgagtatctcacagaaaaagacacaatgattttatggaaagggttgaaaaaaagatttgagcatataagggaagtgatactcccgactgcccgtgatgaatggaatacgttgagattccaagactttaaaaaagtcagtgattataattctacgatgtatcgaatagtctcgcaattaaaattctgtgtacttgaagtcacagagatggaaatgcttgagaaaatatttttcacttttcacgcatcaaatataactctacagcaacagtatagagtgcgtggttttATGAGATATTTTGAACTcattgcatgtcttcttgtggcggaaaagaacaacgaattgttaataagaaatcatcaatcccgacccactggatcaacggcatttcctgaagcaaatatcgtaatgaaaaatgaaaatcaaaatcaaaggcatagaacagattttggtcgtggacgtggacgtggacgtggacgtaaaaatgatcgcgatcgtggtcgcggccgtggatatgaaaataatcgagatagttacttcaataactcatctcaaaagaatgtcacgaaccacccaccaaaaaggcagcataaaaatacgagtgaaaatgaaaatcactcaaaaagaactgagagtgtttgttatagatgtggcactccaggacattggtcacatatgtCGAATCCCTAG